The Lolium rigidum isolate FL_2022 chromosome 2, APGP_CSIRO_Lrig_0.1, whole genome shotgun sequence genomic interval CAGTTGGTAGAGCGAGGTGTATCAATTCTTCAACACGCcgatgatataatcttgttcttGGAGCATGATATTGCAAAGGATGTTAATATGGAATTTATTCTATGTAGTTTTGAACAACTATTCTGACTACAAATTATTTTTACAAGAGTGAGATATATTGCtttggaaaagaaaaagaaaagtaagaTGACTATAGGCATATCTTTGGTTGTGAGGTTGGTGCTATACCATTTAAGTATTTGGACTTTCCTATTCATTATATAAGGATATTCGACAAAGAATGGAAACCGGTAGAGGACCGAATTGAACGCAAGTTCCGCTGCTGCACGGAAAAGTTGCTCTCATATGGAGACCAACTAGTATTGGCTAATTATGTTCTTACAATCTTGCGGATGTTTTATTATCATTCTTCCTTATACCAAAAGAGGTAGAGGTATAGAAAAGATTGGATTTTGATAGATCTTGTTTCTTCTGGCAAAGACAAAGAAGAAATACGGTTAACTAAATGGAATATTATTTATCAAAAGAACCGAGGCGGTTTGACGTTTGAAGCTCTGGATAGTAAAAATAAGATTTTGATTAGCAAATGTTTGTTCAAACTACTTAATGAGGATGGTGTAGGGTAGGAGTTGCTACATAACAAATATCTTAATACTAAGTAAAAATATAATTCTTTCGGAGAGGATCGTTCATTATTGGTGATGGACACAAATtcatgtttgggaagattcatgGCTAGCCCGGCAATCTCTAGCGGTGCAATAACCTTTGTTGTTTAATGTTGCAAGACAATAGAATGTAACTATAGCAGAGGTGATGAATTTGGTGTCACTGGATATTAGTTTCATTATGGTATTTTCTCATGATAAATGGAGGTTCACCGGGTACATCGCCTCATGGAGGTTCAGCTTTCGGATGAACGAGATAAATTCACCTGGCATCTTACGGGTTCTGGGATTTTCTCGGTGAAATCGTTATATGTcgatcttatgaatgaccacaTTGTTTTCCTAATAAACTATATATGGCGTTTAAAGGTTCCACTAAAAAATTAGGATTTTATGTGGTTTCTAAATAAAAAAAGTGTTACTCATGAATGATAATTTAGCCAAAATAAATTGGACATGACCTAACAAATGTGTTTTCTGTCGTTATGAAGAATCTGTTGAACATCTTTTTATTAAATGCCCCTTTGCAAAGCTAATTTGGAGAGCTGTTATTTTTCTTTTAATATTTCTCAGCCTGGAAATGTTAAGAacatgtttggaaattggctaaACCGAATAGATAAAAGAATAAAATCTCGTATTCGTCTAGGCGTTTGTGTTTTGCTTGGGAAATTTAGAATTGTCATAATGATGTGGCTTTTAACAAAGTGGAAGGTGCATTCTTTTTGGAGATTATTCACAAGGTTACTTACTGGATTCACATATAGTCATTTCTCCTGCTAGCGGATGGGAGCAGCGGGTACATATGGAGTTTACATGCATTTGCTTGATAGCGTTTGTATGGGCTATGTTTAGCCAAGGTGGATAACAATCTACTAATACGATGCAAGATGCAAATGCATATCATGTATTGTCCTtctgttttgtttctttttggcTTATTCATGTAGCCACCATATGTGATCCTGATCCTTGAGATTGTAAGGCTTCCTGCACAAAATCGATCCAGTGGCCAGGGTGATTCCCCATTTCAAAACTATTTAATAAAGTTTCTGTGCATTAATTTTATCTAGTGACGAGGGTGGTTCCCCATTTCGAAAGAAACAAACCTTCCTGCACAAAATTCAGTCAAGACTTCGAGGCTACTCGCATCTAGTGATGATGACGAACTGTCTAGAGTTGGTGAATCTCTAGACTTCATGGCACAATAATCGTTTTGTTGTGGCACCATATTAGAAGAAATTGGGGAGTTGGCGATGAATTTCTCATTGTTTCCAGTCAAGTAGTGAGGAGGGAGGCAAATGACTCAGGCACATTTATGTGTAAAGCATGCTTGTActatatctattatatactaaaagcataaGATGAGAACATCATGTAAGTCTACATAGACTAGTAATTTTTTAGCCATTGGTTATAAATTTTGATGGTTGACATTTAAAGTTATTGCGTGAAAAGAGGCACCACATATATAGATTAAAAAAAATTAGCCATTGGTAAAATTTTGAtggttgaaattgaaagttaatgCGTAAAAAATATTTTACATAGCAGGTATAAAATAAGTTGAAGTCACGTATATGCTATGTACCAGTCTTTTTTCTGAACAAACGTAGATTTTCTTTTCTAAATCTAACCAACAGAGCTACATTTCCGGCCACCTTccagcagtttttttttttttggctaagcACCATCCTCAATACAAGTTAAAATGGAGCTGGCaaagtcctctaattaaattctaAGGTACGAAAAACATGCCATGTTTTTCCTAATAATCTGATCCGTGACATGCATCTTCACGTTTTTTTTCCAGAGCGGGAGTGGAGAGGCGCGGCCTCTGCGGGAGCCCTCCGATAGCGAGCGGAGCTGCAGCAGATTTGGGTAGTGGTGAATGAAGGACGGCAGGGAGGATGGAGACGGATGAGAAGAAGATTTAAGTTTGAAATTTAAATACACATACTCTCTTCGGTTCATATTAATGGAtttaactttgtctagatacatataCATCTAGTATAAATACTTAACTAGATACATACGAATCTAGATACAGTAGACACCAATAATATTGACCGAAGGAAGTACCAGTTTATAACGTTATAACATTTTAAATGTATTAGGGGCTCTTCTGAAAAATATGCATTGTATTGTGGCCACGATAGGTATTTCGGGCAAGAGGGAGTactaattttcaaaaaaataccACTGAGTACCCAATGAAGAGATACTTAAAATGTTCATTTCACACGTGACATTTATTAGCATCGCAGTTACGAGAATTAATATGAAATTGTACTACTTTAGAACACATATTGGACTATTAATTTATTTACATTTGAGATTATGGAATTGAACTTCTCCCTCTGCTTCGAAATAATTGCCTATATAACGATGTATCTACAGACTAAAACATGTATACATACATCTATCCTTAGCAATTATTTTAAACCATAAGAAGTACTTTAAGACATATAATGGACTACTAATTTATTTCTCAATACCATTTTAGAGCATGCACTCACATTTGCGAGGACCACCATGGTAATATAGGTAACAAGTAGTTGGCTAGTTTAGAGCCTTGCTTTTCGCATAAGCTATTTTATAAGATGACTATTATatgaagtactccctccatcctaccAAAAATAtctcaattttatcaaaatttagatgtatctacctACTAGATCGTGTCTACATACATCTAATTTTTGACAAAGTTAAGACACTTTTTATGAAAATGAAGCACTAGTGATATAGCTCCCTGACTTCTACACAAAAAGAAAACCTACATTATGGAGCAGGTGTTGGACGGGTAGTGGTAACCATAGGCGCCGGCGTGGTGTTCGTAAACCGGCACGGTGTGCGGAGGGTACTGGTAGTAGTTCCACGGGTACTCGACaacagcggtggcggcggcgtgtgtCTTCCACTTCTTGGCATCGCCGACCTGCACGAGCTGCGCGTGGCCAACCTTCTTGCGCGGCGCAGTGGTGAGCTTGACGGAGTCGATGACGTCGTCGACTACCACCACCATGTCCTTGCCGTCCCCGGCCAGTGCCACCGAG includes:
- the LOC124687754 gene encoding disease resistance protein Pik-1-like; this encodes MAQMIVIKVEMTSDKCRSKAMALVAATVGVDSVALAGDGKDMVVVVDDVIDSVKLTTAPRKKVGHAQLVQVGDAKKWKTHAAATAVVEYPWNYYQYPPHTVPVYEHHAGAYGYHYPSNTCSIM